A single genomic interval of Bacillus smithii harbors:
- a CDS encoding sporulation histidine kinase inhibitor Sda: MRLLSDELLIETYYKAIELKLSPDFIRLIETEMDRRALNRNVKVSS, encoded by the coding sequence ATGAGACTATTATCAGATGAGCTTTTAATTGAAACCTATTATAAGGCAATTGAACTCAAGTTAAGTCCTGATTTTATTCGCCTCATTGAAACGGAAATGGATCGTCGAGCTTTGAATCGTAACGTAAAGGTTTCCTCTTAA
- the mtnN gene encoding 5'-methylthioadenosine/S-adenosylhomocysteine nucleosidase: MKIAIIGAMEEEVAILRNQIESSSTDKIANSEYTSGKLKGADVVLLKSGIGKVNAAMSTAVLLYHYQPDVVINTGSAGGLNPELQVGDIVISTEVRHHDVDATVFGYEYGQVPQMPAAYLADKRLIETAARSAETLTGVQVVKGLITTGDSFMSDPDRVESIRHKWNDLQAVEMEAAAIAQVCYQFGTPFVIIRSLSDIAGKESNISFDQYLEKAARNSAELVVKMVESLK, from the coding sequence GTGAAAATCGCAATCATTGGCGCCATGGAAGAAGAAGTGGCGATTTTACGCAATCAAATCGAATCTAGCAGTACTGACAAAATAGCGAACAGCGAATATACATCCGGCAAGCTAAAAGGGGCAGATGTCGTCTTGCTTAAATCGGGCATCGGAAAAGTGAACGCCGCTATGTCAACAGCTGTGTTGCTTTATCACTATCAGCCGGATGTGGTGATTAATACCGGTTCGGCAGGGGGATTGAACCCTGAATTGCAAGTAGGAGATATCGTGATCTCAACAGAAGTACGCCATCATGATGTTGATGCCACCGTATTTGGATATGAATATGGACAGGTGCCGCAGATGCCTGCCGCGTATTTGGCGGATAAACGTTTAATTGAAACGGCAGCTCGATCTGCAGAAACATTGACTGGGGTTCAAGTTGTCAAAGGGCTGATCACGACGGGAGATTCTTTTATGAGCGATCCGGATCGCGTCGAATCGATCCGTCATAAATGGAATGATTTGCAGGCAGTTGAAATGGAAGCTGCAGCTATTGCACAAGTATGCTATCAATTTGGTACACCTTTTGTCATCATTCGTTCTCTTTCCGATATTGCTGGCAAGGAGTCGAATATCAGTTTTGATCAGTATTTAGAAAAAGCGGCTCGAAATTCCGCTGAACTAGTGGTTAAAATGGTAGAATCTTTAAAATAG
- a CDS encoding YrhC family protein → MENQCKKIKEKIVDFKRFGCTLTALSVFLYLGVVLPVEGKTEIQTNMLMAGTVVLIIGSALFFYKAQKYHVQLTEYEEDD, encoded by the coding sequence GTGGAAAATCAATGCAAAAAAATAAAAGAGAAAATAGTAGATTTCAAAAGGTTTGGATGTACTTTGACGGCGCTAAGTGTTTTTCTTTATTTAGGTGTGGTTTTGCCGGTTGAAGGGAAAACAGAGATCCAAACCAATATGCTGATGGCAGGCACAGTGGTTTTGATCATAGGGTCTGCTCTTTTTTTCTATAAAGCTCAAAAATATCATGTTCAATTGACTGAGTACGAAGAAGATGACTGA
- the greA gene encoding transcription elongation factor GreA — MSTEKEYPMTREGKLKLEQELEYLKTVKRKEVVERIKIARSFGDLSENSEYDSAKEEQAFVEGRINTIETMIRNAKIIEDDEYNPDTVTLGKTVTFVELPEGEEESYTIVGSAEADPFEGRISNDSPIAKSLLGCKVGDEVTVQTPGGEMSVRIVAVK; from the coding sequence ATGTCTACGGAGAAAGAATATCCAATGACACGGGAAGGGAAATTAAAACTGGAACAAGAACTTGAATACTTAAAAACGGTGAAACGGAAAGAGGTAGTTGAAAGAATTAAAATTGCCCGCAGTTTTGGTGACCTTTCCGAAAACTCAGAGTATGATTCTGCAAAGGAAGAGCAAGCATTTGTTGAAGGACGGATTAACACGATTGAAACGATGATCCGCAATGCGAAAATTATTGAAGATGATGAATACAATCCGGATACAGTAACGCTTGGAAAAACGGTTACCTTTGTGGAACTTCCAGAAGGAGAAGAAGAAAGCTATACCATTGTAGGAAGTGCAGAAGCTGATCCTTTTGAAGGCAGAATTTCCAATGATTCACCTATAGCGAAAAGCTTATTGGGCTGCAAAGTAGGCGATGAAGTGACCGTGCAAACACCGGGCGGGGAAATGTCTGTAAGAATTGTCGCAGTAAAATAA
- a CDS encoding YrrS family protein has product MNDQYPSRSEKRLKRKKTNRILNTAIVVVIILIILVAFSIFSGGNDDETSKKTSDEPKTSQHETASVNNKDKQESKQEKHTKKEKKEKKEEEKKEKVIVEQGGGPNVEETIKDPNWEPVATQQSGEHVSSFDTNSVDWKEKVKALSYATGIPEDSMTVWFISGQGPDKAIGTVSPKGRKDDAYRVYIEWVDGKGWKPVQVEKLMHNDKG; this is encoded by the coding sequence ATGAATGATCAATATCCGTCTCGTTCAGAGAAGCGATTGAAACGAAAGAAAACGAATCGCATTTTAAATACGGCGATTGTTGTGGTTATTATTTTAATTATTCTAGTAGCTTTTTCTATTTTTTCCGGCGGAAATGATGATGAAACATCGAAAAAAACCAGTGATGAGCCGAAAACTTCCCAGCATGAAACAGCTAGCGTGAATAATAAGGACAAGCAGGAATCTAAACAGGAAAAGCATACGAAGAAGGAGAAAAAAGAGAAGAAAGAGGAAGAGAAAAAAGAAAAAGTGATTGTTGAACAAGGCGGCGGTCCCAATGTCGAGGAGACGATCAAGGATCCCAACTGGGAGCCGGTCGCCACTCAGCAAAGCGGAGAACATGTGTCTTCTTTTGATACGAATTCCGTCGACTGGAAAGAAAAGGTGAAGGCGCTTTCTTATGCTACCGGCATTCCCGAAGACAGTATGACTGTATGGTTTATAAGCGGCCAAGGACCTGATAAGGCCATTGGAACGGTTTCTCCGAAAGGCCGTAAAGATGATGCGTATCGGGTATATATAGAATGGGTAGATGGGAAAGGATGGAAGCCTGTTCAGGTGGAAAAATTGATGCATAACGATAAAGGCTAA
- the sigK gene encoding RNA polymerase sporulation sigma factor SigK — protein sequence MFGVFSAFSYFFKELLFLVSYVKNNAFPQPLSPNEEKIYLKRMAEGDEEARNLLIEHNLRLVAHIVKKFENTGEDPEDLISIGTIGLIKAIESYSEGKGTKLATYAARCIENEILMHLRALKKTKKDVSLHDPIGQDKEGNEISLIDILKSESEDVIDTIQLNMELEKVMKYLRVLDEREKEVIIGRFGLNMQEEKTQREIAKELGISRSYVSRIEKRALMKMFHEFYREEKEKKKMEPD from the coding sequence ATGTTTGGAGTATTTTCAGCCTTTTCGTATTTTTTTAAAGAACTTCTCTTTCTCGTCTCCTATGTAAAAAACAACGCGTTTCCCCAGCCTCTGTCCCCAAATGAAGAAAAAATCTATTTAAAACGGATGGCAGAAGGCGACGAAGAAGCACGAAATTTATTAATCGAGCACAATTTGCGCCTTGTCGCCCACATTGTCAAGAAGTTCGAAAATACAGGGGAAGACCCGGAAGATTTGATTTCTATCGGGACCATAGGGCTCATTAAAGCAATTGAAAGTTATTCAGAAGGAAAAGGAACAAAGCTGGCCACATATGCAGCCCGCTGTATAGAAAATGAGATTTTAATGCATTTAAGAGCATTAAAAAAGACGAAAAAAGACGTTTCTCTTCACGATCCAATCGGGCAAGATAAAGAAGGAAACGAAATATCGCTCATTGACATTTTAAAATCCGAATCTGAAGATGTGATTGATACAATTCAATTAAACATGGAACTGGAAAAAGTAATGAAATATTTACGGGTACTTGATGAAAGAGAAAAAGAAGTGATCATCGGCAGGTTTGGATTGAATATGCAGGAAGAAAAAACACAACGGGAAATTGCCAAAGAACTCGGCATTTCACGCAGCTATGTTTCTCGAATTGAAAAGCGCGCACTTATGAAAATGTTTCATGAGTTTTATCGAGAAGAAAAAGAAAAGAAAAAGATGGAGCCTGACTAA